The Mercenaria mercenaria strain notata chromosome 10, MADL_Memer_1, whole genome shotgun sequence genome contains a region encoding:
- the LOC123561116 gene encoding uncharacterized protein LOC123561116, whose product MFTSMLFLFSFAAGATSGYYSLNHESTVKGDYEIDFQQGQIDLKAGLNLDDKEKVLHNFRFLKGELDADILCDYFYQDNHFSTDDLEDVKSEKTRHEQVDFLLRKLLRLKPEAYLKFLEYLEDAGYNYVRKVLEESVFSLALNHEDVTETEARLRLKQFQKEICEQMQPDVIADMFLEYEEFTLDEYEEVIAEKTRRRKSEKILGLLKSFKHIERGLLVLLQALKETDGLYLYRLLKDGGAAYAAMQDSRHTVNVKVKVDKVKKRESKSKTAFLKEEKQCRVTLEVDGLESDQDLEVKITRAMQNPDVMVSINDNIIIGNECLIGNVEQGSIVIILKGCNATSLRRLFAKDVERPISDILHHIFIHPDIVKLLTTKKLKFRLTLSCQPTEQKELKTNLERIKSNLEFLVEELDALTFLKKLKEENVLSKEDEKEILETTPTSRKTRTRAMLQKLIDCDAIETFINILKEKKEYVWKHVFQSGEGIHTLF is encoded by the exons ATGTTTACATCAAtgcttttcttgttttcttttgcagCCGGTGCGACAAGCGGTTATTACA GTTTAAACCACGAATCAACTGTAAAGGGCGACTACGAGATAGACTTTCAGCAGGGTCAAATTGACTTAAAGGCTGGATTAAACCTTGACGATAAAGAAAAAGTATTGCATAATTTCCGCTTCCTAAAAGGAGAGCTTGATGCTGACATTTTATGTGATTATTTTTACCAGGATAATCACTTCTCTACTGATGACTTAGAAGATGTGAAAAGTGAAAAAACGAGACATGAGCAAGTGGACTTTCTTTTGCGCAAACTCTTGCGTCTGAAACCGGAAGCGTATTTGAAGTTTCTTGAATACCTTGAAGATGCCGGTTACAATTACGTACGCAAGGTCCTTGAGGAATCAGTCTTTTCTTTAG CTTTAAACCATGAAGACGTAACAGAAACAGAAGCAAGGTTAAGACTAAAACAGTTCCAAAAAGAAATTTGTGAACAGATGCAGCCAGATGTCATTGCAGACATGTTTCTGGAATATGAAGAGTTTACACTTGACGAATATGAAGAAGTAATAGCAGAGAAAACAAGACGCAGGAAATCCGAAAAGATACTAGGATTATTGAAGTCTTTTAAACATATTGAGAGGGGATTATTGGTACTTCTGCAAGCTCTAAAGGAAACGGACGGACTATACCTTTATAGATTATTGAAAGATGGCGGTGCGGCTTATGCAG CAATGCAAGATTCAAGACATACAGTGAATGTAAAAGTGAAAGTTGATAAAGTAAAGAAAAGAGAATCTAAGAGCAAAACTGCGTTTCTGAAAG AGGAAAAACAATGTCGGGTTACGCTTGAAGTTGACGGATTAGAGAGCGACCAAGACTTAGAAGTTAAAATTACACGAGCGATGCAAAATCCTGACGTTATGGTGTCTATCAACGACAATATTATTATTGGAAACGAATGCTTAATTGGTAATGTCGAGCAAGGGAGCATTGTGATCATTCTGAAGGGATGTAATGCGACCTCATTGCGGAGACTGTTTGCAAAGGATGTAGAGAGGCCAATATCAGACATTTTACATCACATCTTCATTCATCCAGATATCGTTAAGTTACTAACAACCAAAAAACTGAAGTTTAGACTGACTCTTAGTTGTCAGCCAACGGAACAAAAAG aacTGAAAACTAACTTGGAAAGAATTAAGTCAAATCTCGAATTTCTCGTCGAGGAGTTGGATGCACTCACTTTCCTGAAGAAATTGAAGGAAGAAAACGTCCTCTCAAAGGAGGATGAGAAGGAGATTTTGGAAACTACCCCAACATCGCGCAAAACTCGAACAAGAGCAATGCTACAGAAACTGATTGACTGTGATGCCATCGAGACTTTTATAAACATACTAAAAGAAAAGAAGGAGTATGTTTGGAAACATGTATTTCAATCTGGAGAGGGTATACACACACTTTTTTAG